The Nitrosopumilus sp. genome segment GAAGATTCTATTAAAAATGGATTTGTAAAGATTCCATCATGGCCTTTATACTACTCGCTATTGGCTAATGATGTCAAAAAAGGATTTGAACTAACACTTGAGAAAAGCAATCTATATCTACAAGATGCAAGACTTGCACTAGAACTACTTCCAGAAGAATTCACTCACAAGGAGTTCTTAGAATTTTTGTTTTTGACAGTTGAACATTATAATCAATATTGGTACAATCAATTACAGAAAGCCAATAAATGGTCAGAGTTTGAATCAAAACTTCCTAGGTGATTAAATTGATGTGGTCAGAAAAATACCGGCCTCAGATTATTTCTGACATGGTAGGAAATGAAGAATCTCGTGCAGCAATTATGGAATGGTTTGCCAAATGGAAGAAAGGAACAAAGCCTTTACTTATAGTTGGTCCACCTGGAATTGGAAAAACAACCATAGCATATCTTGTAGCTAAACAATTCAACTATGATATGATTGGCCTAAATGCAAGTGATGTTAGAAGTAAATCAAGAATTAATGAAATTCTCACGCCTGTATTGGCAAATGATACTGTTATTGGAACTCCAATGATATTTGTTGATGAAGTAGATGGTATTCATGGACGAGGAGATTATGGGGGAGCATCAGCCCTTATTGATATTCTAAAAGAGCCAACAGTTCCAATCATTCTTGCAGCAAACGATGACTCTTCAGATAAAATGAAGAGTATTAAAAAAGTTGTAAAAACAATTTCATTTAAAAAAATACCTCCACGATTATTGCGAATTTATCTAGAAAATATTTTGAATAAAGAAAGTGCAAAACTTAGTCCCGGTTCACTTATCAAAGTAATTGACAAATCTCGTGGAGATATTCGCTCAATGATTAATTTAGCTCAGTCTCAAGTTACGGGGTTCAATCCACAAACAGAAACTACATTTGAGAATATCAATGTAGAAGATGGTGTTAATGCATTCTTTAAAGCAAATTCAATTGAAGAAGCTAGGATAATTTTATATTCAATGCAAATTGATCCTAGAGAAAAAATTAATGCATTTTATTCTAGCATTATTACAAGTAATCTTGATAATGAAACACTTGCAAAATGTTTAGAAATTATTTCAAATGCAGATATGCTTTATGGTAAAATAATGAAACATCAAAACTGGCGTTTATTGCGTTATCTTAATGACATTTTGATAAATCTATACCAAAATGATGATCGAATTCGATATTCACAATACAATCTTTCATGGCCATTACTTAATAGAATTCGTTGGGATGGAGCAAAAATAAAATCATTATCTTCTGTCATGGCAAAAAAATTACATCTGTCATCAAGTGCATTTGTTACTATTTGTCTTCCATTTGTTTTGTTTTGCATTAAAAATAACACATTGGTGTTAGATCTTCAGGAAACGTATGGCGATATTATTGAAAAGGAGATTGAACTAATATGAGCTGGAGGAAAATTCCGATGAAGTTTCCAGGAACATGTATTGTTTGTAATGAAAAAATTGAAATCAATGAAATTGGTTTGTGGGCAAAAGGAATTGGAGTAAAGCACGAAAAATGTGCTCAAATCAATGAATTGCAATGTGTAGTTTGTGGTGGCCCTGCAGGATGTCAAAGTTGTGAGTTTCAAGAGATATGTAATATACAAAATGTCTCTCAATTATGCATATGCAAGAGTTGCAGTGAGAAAAAAGATGCTTATCTGACATATGTAAAATCTGTAAAAAAGAAATTTACAATTCTTAACTCCTGATTTTCTAAAATTATCAATGATCCATGATTTTTTATAAAATATTAGTCAAGTCATCAATTTCAAACTAAATTAATATAGGAAACCATCTTGCTTTAGATCACTGTTATGCATTCTGAAAAGATTGAAGGATATACTAAAAGAATTAACACAGCATTACAGGGTGGCGGTCAAGATCGAATAAAGGCCCAACATGATAAGGGTAAATTAACTGCTAGAGAAAGAATCGATCTCTTACTAGATGAAGGAACTTTTACTGAAATTGACCCATTGACAACTCATCACTATCACGAATATGACATGCAGAAGAAAAAATTCTTTACAGATGGTGTAGTTGGTGGATATGGTAATGTAAACGGCAGACAAATCTTTGTCTTTGCTTATGATTTTACAGTTTTAGGTGGAACCCTAAGTCAAATGGGAGCCAAAAAAATTACAAAATTAATGGATCATGCAGTTAGAACAGGTTGTCCAATTATTGGTATAATGGATTCTGGCGGTGCTAGAATTCAAGAAGGAATCATGAGTCTTGATGGATTTGCAGATATATTTTATCATAACCAATTAGCTTCTGGTGTAATTCCACAAATTACTGCAAGTATTGGACCATCAGCAGGTGGTTCTGTTTACTCACCAGCAATGACTGACTTTGTAATTATGGTAGAAAAAGTTGGAACAATGTTTGTTACAGGCCCAGATGTGGTCAAAACTGTTCTTGGTGAAGAAATTTCATTTGATGATCTTGGCGGTGCAATGACTCATGGAACTAAAAGTGGTGTCGCACATTTTGTTGCACAAAATGAATACGAATGCATGGATTACATCAAAAAACTAATCTCTTATCTTCCACAAAACAATACCGAATCTCCACCAAAAATCAAAACTGATGATGATCCAAACAGATTAGATCATAACTTGATCAACATTATTCCTGAAAATCCATTGCAACCATATGATATGAAAGAAATTATTAATTCGATTGTAGATAATCATGAATTCTTTGAAGTTCATGAACTCTTTGCTCCAAATGTTGTTGTAGGTTATGGTAGAATGGATGGCCAAGTTGTAGGAATTGTTGCAAACCAACCAATTCATCTTGCAGGTGCACTTGATATTGACTCTTCAAACAAAGCAGCAAGATTTATCAGATTTTGTGATGCATTTAACATTCCAATTATTACGTTAGTTGATACACCAGGATACATGCCCGGTTCTAACCAAGAACATAATGGCATCATTAGACATGGTAGTAAACTACTTTATGCATATTGTGAGGCAACAGTTCCAAGAATTACTTTGGTAATTGGAAAAGCATATGGTGGTGCTTACATTGCAATGGGCAGTAAAAATCTTAGAACCGACATTAATTATGCATGGCCAACTGCAAGATGTGCAGTTTTGGGAGGAGAGGCTGCAGTCAAAATCATGTATAGAAAAGAACTCGATGGTGCAGATGATGCTGAGGCACTAAAAAAACAATTAATTGATGAATTTGCAGAAAAATTTGAAAATCCATACGTTGCAGCATCTCATGGAACTGTGGATAATGTTATTGATCCAGCTGAAACACGACCTATGCTTATCAAAGCATTACAAATGCTTGCAAATAAACGTGAAAAACAACTTCCAAGAAAACACGGAAACATTAACCTGTGATTTGATATGATTGAAAAAGTACTGATTGCAAACAGAGGAGAGATTGCCTTGCGTGTCATTAGAACATGTAAGAGACTTGGAATTAAGACAGTTGCAGTTTATTCTGATGAAGATTATGATTCATTGCATGTTAAACAAGCAACAGAAGCATATCATATTGGAGAAGCAGCACCTGCAAAATCCTATCTTAATCAAGAAAAAATTCTTGAAGTTATTTTGTCATCAGGTGCAGATGCAGTTCATCCTGGTTATGGATTTCTTTCAGAAAATTCAGATTTTGCAAATACATGTGAAAAAAATAACATAAACTTTATTGGACCATCAGCTAAATCCATGGATCTTTGTGGTGATAAAATGCAATGTAAAGCAGCAATGCTTAAAGCTAAAGTACCAACAGTTCCTGGAAGTCCGGGACTTGTAAAAGATGTTGAAGAGGCATTAAAAATTGCAAATGATATTGAATACCCTGTAATGTTAAAATCAGTTTATGGTGGAGGCGGTCGTGGAATTAGAATTGTTACTAATGATAAAGAATTGCGTGAAGGTTTTGAAACTGTAACTAGTGAATCTATATCTGCAGTTGGTAAATCTGCAATTATTGTAGAAAAATTTCTTGAAAAAACTCGACACATTGAATATCAAATGTGTAGGGATAAGCATGGTAATGCAGTTCACATTTTTGAAAGAGAATGCTCTATTCAGAGAAGAAATCAAAAACTTATTGAACAAACACCTTCTCCAGTAGTTGATCAAGAAACACGAGACAGAGTAGGCGAATTAGTTGTAAAAGCATCTGAAGCAGTAGATTACACTAACTTGGGAACTGCTGAATTTCTTAGAGCTGATAATGGTGAATTTTACTTTATTGAAATTAATGCTAGATTGCAAGTAGAACACCCAATCTCTGAAATGGTTTCTGGTTTGGACTTTGTTAAACTTCAAATAGATATTGCAAATGGTGAACCATTACCATTCAAGCAAAAAGATCTTAAAATGAAAGGTTATGCAATTGAATGCAGAATTAATGCTGAAGATACTTTCTTAGATTTTGCACCTTCTACTGGACCAGTTCCAGACGTAACAATTCCATCTGGACCTAGTGTTAGATGTGATACTTACTTGTATCCTGGATGTACTGTTTCTCCATTTTATGACTCTTTAATGGCTAAATTGTGTACCTGGGGTCAAACATTTGAAGAATCTCGAACTCGTATGCTAACAGCACTAAATGATTTTTACATTCAAGGAGTTGAAACATCAATTCCATTATACAAAACAATTCTCAATTCAGAAGAATACAAAAGTGGTGATCTCTCTACTGATTTCTTAAAACGATATGAGATGATTGATAGATTAACTGAAGATCTAAAGAAAGAAAAAGTAGAAAAGAGTGAGGCTGCTATTGCTGCAGCAATAGTTCATTCTGAATACTTTAAGAGTCGTGTACAAAATGAAGCATCTGCAAGTTCTAATTGGAAATATAAATTGGATTGATGATAAATGGATTACAAAATAGCTGATATTGAAAAGTCATTTGAAGGAAAAATTGTCCAAAACCTAGGAAACAATGATTATGTAATTAAAATAAATGATGATGAACATCAGCTAAAAATTATTAATATGAATTCTAACGGAATTGAATTTCTTTTAGATCAAAAATATCATAAAGCAAAATATCTTGAACAATCAACTAACGAAATGTACATAGTAATTGATAATGTTCCAATTAGTATCAATCGCCACACTCACTTTGATGAAGTTGTGTACAAGCACTCTGGAGGCGCTGGTGCCAGCAATGCACAACTGTCATTGAAGAGCCAAATTCCTGGTAAGGTAGTTTCAATTGCAATAGCTGAAGGTGATACCGTAAAGAAGGGTGATGTTATTTGTACATTGGAATCTATGAAGATGCAAGTATCCGTAAAGGCTCACAAAGATGGAGTTGTAACATCAATTAAAATTAAAGAAACAGCAACTGTTGCCAAAGGCGACGCAATTGCTGATATAGAATAAAAAATTATTTTTCCGATTTCAGGAAATTTTTAATTTCTTCATAGTTTGGTTCCTTTAATGGATCTTCTGAAACCCATTTGTAACCAATTTTTCCATCTTCATTAATTACAAAGACAGAACGTTTTGCTGCATTGTAGCCTTTAATGTGCAGTAAGTCTGGCATTAGAATTCCGTAATCTCGAATTGTTTTACTACTGTAATCCCCCAATAATGGAAAATTAAAGTGATTTTTTTCTGCAAATGCTTTGTTTGCAAATGGACCATCATTACTGATTGCTACTACTTTTGCACCTAAATCTGAAATTTCTTTCCAAGAGTCTCTGAAATTGCACAGTTCAGTTTCACAAACTGGAGAGCTTGCAGCAACTATGAATGATAAAACGATTTTTCCGCCTTTAAAATCATCCAAAGTCCGCAATTTCAATTCTGTGTCTGGAAGCTCAAAGTTAGGAGCAATATCTCCGATATTCAATGACATGATCGCTATTTGATAATGTCCTATAAAGTACTTTAGAAAAATTTCTTTTTGAAAAAATTGATCGAAAAAAGGAAGAATACCTTTTTATACAAAAATCAGAGTCAGAAGATAAATTGGTCGGGGAATTAGCGGGCAATTATAGTACCGTGGTGTTAATGTTTGGTTTTGCAGTAGTAGCAATGGCACCTGCGTTGATTATTTCACGAATGATCTCTCCTCGAAGAAAAAGTAATCCTGTCAAGTTCTTGCCAATGGAATGTGGTCAAGTTCCTACAGGTGAAGGAAGAACTCACTTTATGATGCAGTATTATCCGTATATTCTGATGTTTGTAATATTTGATGTAATGGCAATTTTCTTATATGCATGGGGAAGTTCATTATTAGAACTTCCAAAGAGTGCAACATTGCCTATGATGGGATTTCTAGCAATAATGTTTGGTGCAATGGCCTTTGCATTATATCAATCAGGGAGACGTAACATATGGTAGTTATTTATACAAATTACATTTATGGGGATAGGGGATAAGATTGCTCAAAGACTTAGTAACACCAGAAAATGCAAATGTCTTCATAGGTAAGTTAGGGGATATTTTAGAAAAAGCAATCGACAAACCATTGGGCTATGCCATCAATTGGGGTAGAATTTGGTCACTCTGGCCTGTCCACATTGAAACAGCTTGTTGCAGTGTAGAATTTGGCGCAGCATCAAGTCCTAGATATGATGTTGAAAGATTTGGAATCATTGAAGCATTTGGATCACTACGACAATGTGATCTGATTGTAGTTCAAGGAACTATTACAAGAAAAATGGCGCCACGTCTCAGATTAGTTTATGATCAAATGCCAGAACCAAAGTATGTTATTGCTATGGGAGCTTGTGCTATTACTGGAGGATTGTATTTTGATTCATACAATGTACTTCCAGGAATTGACGGAGTAATTCCAGTTGATGTCTATGTTCCAGGTTGCCCACCTAGACCTGAAACTCTCATACAAGGTTGTATGTTATTGCAAGAAAAAATCAAGAGAATGAAGGCTAGGAAGTTTGTATAATGAGTTCGGATTCTGAAAAACCTGTTGCAGAAGCAAAACCTGAAACTAAACCAACTTCGCCACCACCAGCTAAACCTGCACCAAAACCAGCAGCAAAAAAACAAGAAGAAAAACCAATTCCTGTATTTGAGAAAGGAATCTCTGAAAAAATAGTTGAAAAGTTTGGTGATAAAGTCAAAGTCACATTTGTTAAAGAAGATAGGGTTGGAATCAATGCCACTAAAGAGAGTGTTCATGAAGTCGCAGAATTTATTCGTGATGCACTAAACTATGATCACGTAGAGTCTGTTTCAGGAGTAGACTATCCGGCAGATAACGAAATTGAGGTTGTTTATCATATTGGCTCTTATTCTGATAATACTCTAGCAAGACAAGTTCTTGAATTAACAACTAGAGCACCTCGAGAATCAAATCCTATTCCTGGAAATGATGCAACCAAACTACCAAGTCTTAGAGATATATTTTACAGTGTAGAATTTCATGAAAGAGAGATTTTTGAAATGCTAGGAGTTTACTTTGAAGGACATCCTGATAATAGACGATTACTTTTACCAGAAGACTGGGCAGATTTACCACCACTTCGAAAGGACTTTGCAATAAAGGGAAGATAGAGATGACTGCAGAACTGCCACCAGGATTAGCACTCCAAAAAGTTGACGAGAGAATAATGACTCTCAATGTCGGACCACAACATCCAGGTTCTGGACATATGAGAATTATTGTTCAAATTGATGGTGATTATATTGTTGCATGTGATCCTGATCCAGGATATGTACATCGAGGAGAAGAAAAGATGGCAGAGTATAGAAATTACATTACAAATATTCCACACTTAGAAAGACCGGTAATTCATGATTCATGTAATGTTTTGTATCCATATGTTTTGGGTGCAGAAGAACTGCTAGGAATTGAAGTTCCAGAACGAGCAAAATATGTCCGAGTTATTGCATCTGAACTAAACCGTTGTATCTACACAATGTATTGGCTTGCCATTTATGGAATTTTCCTAGGACACTCTACAATGTTTATGTGGCCAGCAGGTGATCGTGAACTCTTAATTGATTTAATGGAGAAGATGACTGGCGCAAGAGTAACACATGCACATTTTGTTCCAGGTGGAGTTCGAAATGACTTACCACCAAACTTTGAAGATGTTTGTTTACGTCAGGTGAATTATTTTGAAAAGCGTATCAAAGAATATGCAGCAATTTTTTATGATAATCCAATTCTAATCTCAAGAACTAAAGATACTGGTGTGTTATCACGCCAAGATGCAATTAGACTTGGAACAACTGGTTCTGTGCTTCGTGCTAGTGGTGTTGATTATGATCTTAGAAAGAAAGAACCCTATGATGTCTATGATGAACTAGACTTCCAAACAAATGTCATGAAAGAAGGAGACTCTTATGCAAGATCCAGAGTTCCATGGCTTGACATGATGGAGAGTTGCAATATTATTCGTCAAGCGTTACAAAAGATGCCAAAATCTGGTTCTGTTAGAGTAAAACTAAAACCAAACCCAAAAGGAATTGTAGGTTCTGTATACAAACGTGTAGAGTCTGGACGAGGCTCACTTGGTTGTTATATTGTATCTGATGGAAAACCAGAGCCATACAGAGTAAAGATGAGTGTTGGTTCTTTTAGAAATCTAATTGCATTACCCTATCTTCTAAAAGGAGAAAAACTTGGTAACATGCCCTCAGTTTATTGGAGTCTTAATTATTGGCCAGTGGAGGCAGACCGATAAATGTCAGTTATTGCACCAAATTTCAAGCTAAGTGAATTCATCAAATCCTTACTGGATAATGCATTCTGGGGATTGCTGCTGATGGTATTAATTGGCATCCCAGCAGTTATGATGGTTCTCTTTGTAATTGAGATGCCAGTAATTGATGGTGAGTTACTAACACCATTTCTTGCATTTACTTGGATTGCAGATCCATCACGTATTCTTCCACTTGTTCATGCGTTTATGGCAACTGATATGTTCAGAGTCATGGCATTTCCAGGATTTGGTTTTGCCGCGTTGCTTGCTGCTGGAACAATTTTTGTTGAAAGAAAGATGCTTGCAAAATTACAATTAAGAGTTGGTCCATTTTACTGTGGAAAAATCGAAGGTATTTTACAATTAATGGGAGATGGTTTGAAATTAATCTCAAAAGAAATCATTATTCCTGCAAAGGCAGACAAACCAATTTTCTGGGCAGCACCTGTTTTGTTTGTTGGAGCAGCTGCTGCATTTGTTGCACTTATTCCTGTTGCACCGGGTTGGGTTGTAGCAGACGTTGATCTTGGATTAATTGGTGTATTTGCAGTAATTGGTTTCTTCCCAATCATTACAATTCTATCTGCATGGTCTGCAAACAGCAAGTTCCCATTCATTGGTGGTATTAGAGCACTATTCCAAATGGTATCATTTGAAATTCCATTAATCTTGTCATTACTTGGTGTTGTAATTCTAACTGGTACACTTAACCTATCTGAAATTGCAGCAAGTCAGTCAAGTTTCCCATGGATTGTCTTCTTACCTGTTGGCGCAATTGTATTCTTTATCACAATGTTAGCTGAATTAGAAAGAATTCCATTTGATCTTCCAGAAGCAGAATCTGAAATTGTTGCAGGCTGGTTAACAGAACTTTCTGGAATGATGTATGGTCTTGTTCAATTAGGAACATATCTGAAACTTTATGCATTTGCAGCTTTGTTTGTTGTACTATTTCTTGGCGGTTGGAATGGTCCAATGGTTGTTCCACCATTCCCAGCAGAAATTCTAACTGACGGAATTGTAATGGGCCCAATCACAGCAAAGATTCCAGGATTACCATTATTCACTCAAGATATGCTCAATGGAACATTATGGTTTGTTATCAAAACAGTTGGGGTGATCTTCTTTATACTATTACCAAGAGGTGTTTTTCCAAGAATCAGAATTGATATGTTGTTAAGTCTTGGATGGACTAAATTAATTGGTCTTGCATTTGTTAACATCTTTATTGCACTAGGCTTGCTTTACGCTGGCGTGTTGGGTCCAGGAGGCTTACAATAATGGGAACTGCAACCGGAATT includes the following:
- a CDS encoding AAA family ATPase, with product MWSEKYRPQIISDMVGNEESRAAIMEWFAKWKKGTKPLLIVGPPGIGKTTIAYLVAKQFNYDMIGLNASDVRSKSRINEILTPVLANDTVIGTPMIFVDEVDGIHGRGDYGGASALIDILKEPTVPIILAANDDSSDKMKSIKKVVKTISFKKIPPRLLRIYLENILNKESAKLSPGSLIKVIDKSRGDIRSMINLAQSQVTGFNPQTETTFENINVEDGVNAFFKANSIEEARIILYSMQIDPREKINAFYSSIITSNLDNETLAKCLEIISNADMLYGKIMKHQNWRLLRYLNDILINLYQNDDRIRYSQYNLSWPLLNRIRWDGAKIKSLSSVMAKKLHLSSSAFVTICLPFVLFCIKNNTLVLDLQETYGDIIEKEIELI
- a CDS encoding acyl-CoA carboxylase subunit beta — protein: MHSEKIEGYTKRINTALQGGGQDRIKAQHDKGKLTARERIDLLLDEGTFTEIDPLTTHHYHEYDMQKKKFFTDGVVGGYGNVNGRQIFVFAYDFTVLGGTLSQMGAKKITKLMDHAVRTGCPIIGIMDSGGARIQEGIMSLDGFADIFYHNQLASGVIPQITASIGPSAGGSVYSPAMTDFVIMVEKVGTMFVTGPDVVKTVLGEEISFDDLGGAMTHGTKSGVAHFVAQNEYECMDYIKKLISYLPQNNTESPPKIKTDDDPNRLDHNLINIIPENPLQPYDMKEIINSIVDNHEFFEVHELFAPNVVVGYGRMDGQVVGIVANQPIHLAGALDIDSSNKAARFIRFCDAFNIPIITLVDTPGYMPGSNQEHNGIIRHGSKLLYAYCEATVPRITLVIGKAYGGAYIAMGSKNLRTDINYAWPTARCAVLGGEAAVKIMYRKELDGADDAEALKKQLIDEFAEKFENPYVAASHGTVDNVIDPAETRPMLIKALQMLANKREKQLPRKHGNINL
- a CDS encoding acetyl/propionyl/methylcrotonyl-CoA carboxylase subunit alpha; amino-acid sequence: MIEKVLIANRGEIALRVIRTCKRLGIKTVAVYSDEDYDSLHVKQATEAYHIGEAAPAKSYLNQEKILEVILSSGADAVHPGYGFLSENSDFANTCEKNNINFIGPSAKSMDLCGDKMQCKAAMLKAKVPTVPGSPGLVKDVEEALKIANDIEYPVMLKSVYGGGGRGIRIVTNDKELREGFETVTSESISAVGKSAIIVEKFLEKTRHIEYQMCRDKHGNAVHIFERECSIQRRNQKLIEQTPSPVVDQETRDRVGELVVKASEAVDYTNLGTAEFLRADNGEFYFIEINARLQVEHPISEMVSGLDFVKLQIDIANGEPLPFKQKDLKMKGYAIECRINAEDTFLDFAPSTGPVPDVTIPSGPSVRCDTYLYPGCTVSPFYDSLMAKLCTWGQTFEESRTRMLTALNDFYIQGVETSIPLYKTILNSEEYKSGDLSTDFLKRYEMIDRLTEDLKKEKVEKSEAAIAAAIVHSEYFKSRVQNEASASSNWKYKLD
- a CDS encoding acetyl-CoA carboxylase biotin carboxyl carrier protein subunit, which gives rise to MDYKIADIEKSFEGKIVQNLGNNDYVIKINDDEHQLKIINMNSNGIEFLLDQKYHKAKYLEQSTNEMYIVIDNVPISINRHTHFDEVVYKHSGGAGASNAQLSLKSQIPGKVVSIAIAEGDTVKKGDVICTLESMKMQVSVKAHKDGVVTSIKIKETATVAKGDAIADIE
- a CDS encoding peroxiredoxin, with the translated sequence MSLNIGDIAPNFELPDTELKLRTLDDFKGGKIVLSFIVAASSPVCETELCNFRDSWKEISDLGAKVVAISNDGPFANKAFAEKNHFNFPLLGDYSSKTIRDYGILMPDLLHIKGYNAAKRSVFVINEDGKIGYKWVSEDPLKEPNYEEIKNFLKSEK
- a CDS encoding NADH-quinone oxidoreductase subunit A, encoding MFGFAVVAMAPALIISRMISPRRKSNPVKFLPMECGQVPTGEGRTHFMMQYYPYILMFVIFDVMAIFLYAWGSSLLELPKSATLPMMGFLAIMFGAMAFALYQSGRRNIW
- a CDS encoding NADH-quinone oxidoreductase subunit NuoB codes for the protein MLKDLVTPENANVFIGKLGDILEKAIDKPLGYAINWGRIWSLWPVHIETACCSVEFGAASSPRYDVERFGIIEAFGSLRQCDLIVVQGTITRKMAPRLRLVYDQMPEPKYVIAMGACAITGGLYFDSYNVLPGIDGVIPVDVYVPGCPPRPETLIQGCMLLQEKIKRMKARKFV
- a CDS encoding NADH-quinone oxidoreductase subunit C; this translates as MSSDSEKPVAEAKPETKPTSPPPAKPAPKPAAKKQEEKPIPVFEKGISEKIVEKFGDKVKVTFVKEDRVGINATKESVHEVAEFIRDALNYDHVESVSGVDYPADNEIEVVYHIGSYSDNTLARQVLELTTRAPRESNPIPGNDATKLPSLRDIFYSVEFHEREIFEMLGVYFEGHPDNRRLLLPEDWADLPPLRKDFAIKGR
- a CDS encoding NADH-quinone oxidoreductase subunit D, which encodes MTAELPPGLALQKVDERIMTLNVGPQHPGSGHMRIIVQIDGDYIVACDPDPGYVHRGEEKMAEYRNYITNIPHLERPVIHDSCNVLYPYVLGAEELLGIEVPERAKYVRVIASELNRCIYTMYWLAIYGIFLGHSTMFMWPAGDRELLIDLMEKMTGARVTHAHFVPGGVRNDLPPNFEDVCLRQVNYFEKRIKEYAAIFYDNPILISRTKDTGVLSRQDAIRLGTTGSVLRASGVDYDLRKKEPYDVYDELDFQTNVMKEGDSYARSRVPWLDMMESCNIIRQALQKMPKSGSVRVKLKPNPKGIVGSVYKRVESGRGSLGCYIVSDGKPEPYRVKMSVGSFRNLIALPYLLKGEKLGNMPSVYWSLNYWPVEADR
- the nuoH gene encoding NADH-quinone oxidoreductase subunit NuoH — its product is MSVIAPNFKLSEFIKSLLDNAFWGLLLMVLIGIPAVMMVLFVIEMPVIDGELLTPFLAFTWIADPSRILPLVHAFMATDMFRVMAFPGFGFAALLAAGTIFVERKMLAKLQLRVGPFYCGKIEGILQLMGDGLKLISKEIIIPAKADKPIFWAAPVLFVGAAAAFVALIPVAPGWVVADVDLGLIGVFAVIGFFPIITILSAWSANSKFPFIGGIRALFQMVSFEIPLILSLLGVVILTGTLNLSEIAASQSSFPWIVFLPVGAIVFFITMLAELERIPFDLPEAESEIVAGWLTELSGMMYGLVQLGTYLKLYAFAALFVVLFLGGWNGPMVVPPFPAEILTDGIVMGPITAKIPGLPLFTQDMLNGTLWFVIKTVGVIFFILLPRGVFPRIRIDMLLSLGWTKLIGLAFVNIFIALGLLYAGVLGPGGLQ